In Hymenobacter gelipurpurascens, one DNA window encodes the following:
- a CDS encoding 3'-5' exonuclease, whose protein sequence is MRLLHDLKLDEIFVLDIETVPCVGCHDDLEEMLKELWEHKCHALRREKGWISHASHIAPLPDHLHAASLFEQAGIYAEFGKVVCISVGRFRQVPDGQLTFSVKSFYGHDERQLLREFSEVISHRPHFRLCGHNAKEFDLPYLSRRILINGLPLPSHLDVAGKKPWEVAHLDTMELWKFGDRKSYTSLSLLAAMFGIPTPKDDIQGKDVARVYYEENDVARIARYCQKDIITTARLLLKFRGDEPFPDDAVRYADEETVLMKRA, encoded by the coding sequence ATGCGTTTGCTTCATGACCTCAAGCTCGATGAGATTTTTGTGCTCGATATCGAAACCGTGCCGTGCGTGGGGTGCCACGACGATCTGGAGGAAATGCTGAAAGAGCTGTGGGAACACAAGTGCCATGCATTGCGCCGCGAAAAGGGCTGGATTTCGCACGCCAGCCATATTGCGCCCTTGCCCGATCATTTGCACGCGGCCTCCCTATTTGAGCAGGCCGGTATTTACGCTGAGTTTGGGAAAGTTGTATGCATCTCCGTAGGCCGCTTCCGGCAGGTGCCCGACGGACAGCTGACCTTCAGCGTCAAGTCGTTTTACGGACACGATGAACGACAGCTGTTGCGCGAGTTCAGCGAGGTTATCAGTCATCGGCCGCACTTCCGGCTATGTGGCCACAACGCTAAAGAGTTCGATCTGCCCTATTTGTCGCGGCGTATTCTCATCAACGGGCTGCCGTTGCCCTCGCACCTCGATGTAGCCGGCAAAAAGCCCTGGGAGGTAGCCCATCTGGACACAATGGAGCTCTGGAAGTTCGGCGACCGGAAATCCTACACGTCGTTGTCGTTGCTGGCCGCTATGTTCGGCATTCCAACTCCCAAGGATGACATCCAAGGGAAAGATGTGGCACGAGTGTACTATGAGGAAAACGACGTAGCGCGTATAGCCCGCTATTGTCAGAAAGACATCATCACTACTGCCCGGCTGCTCCTGAAATTCCGGGGCGATGAGCCATTCCCCGATGATGCCGTGCGCTATGCCGACGAAGAAACCGTGTTGATGAAACGCGCCTGA